Below is a genomic region from Balaenoptera ricei isolate mBalRic1 chromosome 3, mBalRic1.hap2, whole genome shotgun sequence.
AGGTGTGAACGCAAAGGacaagttcttgaaggaaattaagagTGCTACTCCAgagaacacatgaatgataaagtgaaacagccttattactgatatggagaaagttttagtgacCTGGATGGAACATCAAACTAGATACAACATTGCTTTAAGCCAAAGCTTAATACAGAACAAGGCcccaactctcttcaattctatgaaggctgagagaagtgaagaagaagcagaagaaaaatttgaagctagcagaggctggttcatgaggtttaaggaaagaagctgtctctAGGACGTgaaagtacaaggtgaagcagAAAGTTCTGATGTAGaaactgcagcaagttatccaaaaGATCTAGTTAAGATAATTCATGAAGTTGGCTACACTATACCACAGATTTTCAATGTCAATGAAATagtcttatattggaagaagatgccatatAGGGCTTTCATAGCTAAAGGGCAGAAGTCAGTGCCTTGCTTCAAaatttcaaaggacaggctgactcttttgttaggggctaatgcagttggtgactttaagttgaagccaatgcttattggccattacgaaaatcctagggcccttaagaattatgctaaatctactctgcctgtgctctttAAACTGAACAACAAAGCCTGGGTAACAGCACACTTGTTTACAACATAGTTTACTGagtattttaagcccactgttgagatctAGTGCtcagaaaaagattcctttcaaaatattactgctcatcgACAATGcatctggtcacccaagagctctgatggagatgtacaaccagattaatgttgttttcatgcctgctaacataacatccattctgcagcccatggatcaagaaatcattttgactttcaagtcttagtatttaagaaatacatatcATAAGGCTTTGGCTGCCAAAGATAGTGATTTCTctaatggatctgggcaaaggaaACTGAAAACCTTTCGGAACAGATTCACCATTCTGGATGCCATTAGaaattcatgattcatgggaagagatcaaaatatcaatattaaagagtttggaagaagttgatttcaACCCTCATGACTTTgagggttcaagacttcagtggaggaagtaacttcagttgtggtggaaacagcaagaaactagaattagaagtggagcctgaagatgtgactgaactgCTGCAATCTCATGGTAAAACTTTCtcatggatgaggagttgcttcttatggatgagcaaagaaagtggtttcttgagatggaatctactcctggtgaaaatGCTGTGAAGATTACTGAAATGACAACAAacgatttagaatattacataaacttagttgataaagtagcggcagagtttgagaggattgactccaattttgaaagaagttctactgtgggtaaaatgctatcaaacagcattgcgtGCTACAAAGAAACTGTTCATGAAAGGAAGTCTCCATCGATGCAGCAAACGTCATTGTtgccttattttaagaaattgccacagctactccaaccttcagcaaccatcatcctgatcagtcagcagccatcaacatcaaggcaagacctTACATCAGCAAAACCATTACGACTTGTTGAAGTCTCAGATgatagttaacattttttagcaataaagtatttttaagttaagGTAAGTACATTGTATTTTtacacataatgctattgcacacttaatagattacagtatagtgtaaacataacttttatatgcactgggaaaccaaaaaatttgtgattCACTTTATTGAGATACTCGCTTTATTGCAGTCGTCTGGAATGGAACCCAAAATATCTCTGGGGTATGCCTGTACATGCTGATGAATCTCAAAGTCCATATCTCCAGCCcggatttgttttctgtgtttcggttatatatgtacacacacacacacacacacacacacattccacaGGCACTTACCTCAATATCAACATGTCCCAAACTAactttatctttttctatttcaatcttggttgttgtttttttttccagcattcCCTGTCTTAGTGAATGACGCACTAACCATCAGTTCCCAACCCAGAGAGGTGTTCATTATCCTTGAGTCTTTCCACTTTTTCTCCCCATGAAAGCCATCAATCACTgggtcttaaatatttttatagtctAAATATCTTTCTAATCACCCTGCTTCTCCTTATCGACACTAGTATTACCTTCATCCAGGCTACCATcatctcctaactggtctctctgaTTCCAGTTATTCCCCCTGAAACTGATTATCATACTTCAGccaattttgatttttcaaaaatgcaGGTGTAATTATGTTAATCAACTGTTTAAGATCCTACATTGTATTATAATTGCCTttaggataaattttaaaatgcatgctaTATAACTCATATAATTGTTTATGTCCTtactctgcttttttcccccaatctCATTTTAACATTCTCCCCCTTCCATGGTTTAAAGCTCAAGGCATATTTAACTTCCCTGTTTCCTTAAAATATCTGTTCAAAACACTTCGTCTTCTCCTGAATGGCTCCTCCAGATCACAACTTGTAGTTCAATACCTTAGGAAAGGTTTCAGTGATGTCCAAAAATATggattagattttatttattttaacaggcACTTAACAAGCACTTACTAGCCACTTTGTAAAAATTAACTCATTAGATTCCTATGATAATAATCCTACGAGGTAAACACTattattacccctattttacagttaaggaaGCAGAGgtacataacttgcccaagacttAAGACAGTGAGTAGCAGAACTAGGATTCTAATGTAGCCATTTTGGTTCCAGAATCCATGTTCATAACCACTATGCAATGCTGTCTCCTAGGTATAAGATGTCCCCTCTTGGTATTTATATATTACTATTTACCTGTGCATACATTCTGGCATATTTTAATTACTTGCCTGCCAAATTTTCTAGCCTGTGAGCTCCATAAAgacacacatatgtatttttaaaaatatacaagtgaAAAAAGCAATGACATTACTAACTATAATCGACTGAAATCTATAAGTGTTTACAAGAGTGTaggggagaatatatttgcaattaCTCAATAAATGgactgaataaaatataatttcttcagTTCAGGACATTTTAATGGTTCTTCTTGTCGGGCATTCAAAACAGTGATAATTCAGTGCACTTCATGAACCTTGTTTAAATACTGATTCAAACAAACcaacagtaaaaaatattttggaggaaAATGTGTAAAACCAAACACAGattgaatataaattatattaagctACCAGCACTAAATTTGTACATTGTGATAGTggtatagtatatatttttaaagtccttatctaTTACAGATACTTAGTGAAGTATTTAGAGGTAAAAATAcgtgatgtctgggatttgctttaaaatactccagaTGAATTTATGAATTACTTGTTcaaagaggcaaaagaaaaaattctactGAAAAAATTCATAGAGACGCATGGTGGCGCTGCAGGATAAGATGAAAAGAGTGCTTCTACAACACTGTGGGCTCCATTATTCACGGCAACAGAGAACATCCAACCCACTGAAAAGAGAGATATTAAGGAGCTTCACCTACAGACCTGCTGGAGGTTTATATACCCTCTAGAAGTTTCCAactaaaaaaagaatcagagccTCAGCTTGCAAAATTAGAGCTGAACTTAAATTTTTCCACAAAAGAGTTTTCTTGAAGAAACCATGGAGATCGGAGGAGCACTCGTTCTGCGGAAAAGGCAAGTTCTGATTATCTTTGTTTTACTGGGATTGTCTCAGGCAGGTCCTGAGTCTGTGCGCTATTCTGTGGCAGAGGAAACAGAAATTGGCTCTCTTGTGGCCAATCTGGCAAGGGATCTGGGGCTTGGGGTGGAGGAGCTCTCTTCGCGGGAGGCGCGGGTAGTGTGTGATGATAATGAAAAGCATTTGCAACTCGATTTGCTGACCGGGGATTTGCTCGTAAATGAGAAACTGGACCGGGAAGAGCTGTGTGACTCCACGGAGCCCTGTGTGCTGCATTTTCAGATGGTACTGGAAAACCCTTTACAGTTTTTTCGGGCTGAGCTGCATATCAAAGATATAAATGATCACTCCCCTACATTTCTTGACAaggaaatagttattaaaatatcaGAGAGTACCATTATTGGAACCACATTCCTAATGGAGAGTGCCCAAGATTTGGATGTAGGAAGCAACAGTCTCCAAAACTACACAGTTAGCCCGAATTCTCACTTCTACATTAAAATTCAAGACAGTGGTGACGGAAAGATATACCCTGAACTGGTCCTGCACAGAGCGTTGGACCATGAGGAGGAGCCTGAGCTCAGATTAACACTCATAGCACTGGATGGTGGATCCCCGCCCAGGTCTGGGACAACTTTGGTCCTCATCAAGGTCTTGGACATCAATGACAATGCCCCAGAGTTTCCTCAGAGGCTCTATGAGGTGCAGGTCCTGGAGGACACACCTGTTGGCTCTTGGATTATCACCATCTCTGCTAAGGATTTGGATGCAGGAAACTATGGGAAAATATCTTACACATTTTTTCATGCATCAGAAGATATTCGTAAAACATTTGAAATCAATCCACTATCTGGGGAAGTTCATTTGAGATCACGCTTGGATTTTGAAGCAATACAGTCATACATTATAAATATTCAGGCAACAGATGGTGGGGGTCTTTCGGAAGAATGCACTCTTCTCGTTAAAGTAATAGATATAAATGACAATCCACCAGAAGTGACCATGTCATCGATTACAAAGATAATTCCAGAGAGCGCCTCAGAGACCCTTGTGGCTCTTTTTAGTGTCCGAGACCAAGACGCTGGGGAAAATGGGAGGGTCGTTTGCTCTATTCAAGATGACCTCCCATTTTTTCTGAAACGAACCTTCAAGAACTTTTTCACTCtagttgcagaaaaagcactggacAGAGAGGAAAGAGCCGAGTACAACATCACCATCACCGTCACTGACATGGGAACCCCCAGGCTGAAAACCGAGCACAGCATAACCGTGCTGGTGTCCGACGTCAACGACAACGCCCCCGCCTTCACCCAGACCTCCTACACCCTGTCCGTCCGCGAGAACAACAGCCCCGCCCTGCACATCGGCACCGTCCGCGCCACAGACAGAGACGCGGGCGCCAACGCCCAGGTCACCTACTCGCTGCTGCCGCCCCTCCACCCGCACGTGCCCCTGGCCTCCCTGGTGGCCATCAACCCGGACAACGGCCACCTGTTCGCCCTGAGGTCCCTGGACTACGAGGCCCTGCGGGCGTTCGAGTTCCGCGTGGGCGCCGCCGACCGCGGCTCGCCCGCGCTCAGCAGCCAGGCGCTGGTGCGCGTGCTCGTGGCGGACGACAACGACAACGCGCCCTTCGTGCTGTACCCGCTGCAGAACGCCTCGGCGCCCTGCACCGAGTTGGTGCCCAGGGCGGCCGAGGCGGGCTACCTGGTGACCAAGGTGGTGGCGGTGGACGGCGACTCGGGCCAGAACGCCTGGCTGTCGTACCAGCTGCTCAAGGCCACGGAGCCCGGGCTGTTCGGCGTGTGGGCGCACAACGGCGAGGTGCGCACGGCCCGGCTGCTGAGCGAGCGCGACGCGGCCAAGCACAGGCTGGTGGTGCTGGTCAAGGACAACGGCGAGCCGCCGCTGTCGGCCAGCGTCACGCTGCACGTGCTGCTGGTGGACGGCTTCTCGCAGCCCTACCTGCCGGCCCCGGAAGCGGAAGCGGCGGACGCGGCGCCCGCCGCCCCGCTCACCGTCTACCTGGTGGTCGCCTTGGCGTCGGTGTCGTCGCTCTTCCTCTTCTCGGTGCTGGTGTTCGTCGCGGTGCGGCTGtgcaggcggggcggggcggcctcGGTGGGTCGCTGCTCGGTGCCCGAGGGCCCCTTTCCGGGCCACCTGGTGGACGTCAGCGGCACGGGGACCCTGTCCCAGAGCTACCAGTACGAGGTGTGTCTCATGGGAGGTACTGGGACGAATGAGTTTAAATTTCTGAAGCCGATTATCCCTAATCTTCCAGTCCAAGACACCGGTAGGCATATAGGGGAAAATGAGAACTTTAGGAATAGCTTTGGATTCaacattcaataaaataatttactttaaacTTCTAATCTTTTGTCATTCTTGGCAAACTGTGGATCCATTTTGCCAATCTGTAATAGATTTTACGTTGGACGGTAGTTGCATGCATTATCATTTCTCATGTTCTCCTCACAGttgctttaaaaatctttatttgtggctataatgacatggaaaaataatgtgttctgctttttcatatatttggtcAAAATGTCATATTAATGGAGTTATTGCTAATTTTTTGTTCTGATAATGGCATTGTTATGCAAGACGATGTTATTATTTGGAGGTGCAAACTCAAGTATTAAGAGCAAATGCCACAATGTATGTAATTTACTTCTAGACGTTTCATCAAAGCATAGatacagcaaaaattaaaagtGCTGTTGAAGCTGGGTGGAAAGTATATTGGATTTTACTGCACTATTCCCATTGAAAATTTTCATCATAAAGGGTAAAAGTGCCACCTCTCCAGTATTCAGTAGTAGGGtatcttatttgtttgtttgtttgttgttataTAGTGTTTTTCAAGAATTCACTTTATGACAAGATAAAAGTGACCACACTGAAAATTATTGATTTCttaagtaattttccttttttactgttGTCGTTGATGCTGTTTTGGGGGAGGAGTCTTATAATGTTCTGGGATTTTACGttgctattttgttttctttcaatatACCACATTTGCTGgtttaaatttgtattattttatattgttcaTTACGTAACTCATATGTTCATGGTATCATCTTAAGTAAATACTCCTCCATCAGAAGAGTACAGATAAAAActtcttaataaattaaaatgaaaattcaaactgGTAGAGAAATAAATTAGGTTcacttttctattgattttttaaagtaaatataaaaaatccTTAATACTTTGTGGCCTTTCTCAGATGTTCACAAAGAAGGAATGGGTCTATATTAATGGTTTATAGATGTCTCATGGTGTTCCAAATTATAATGTCTCCAATCTattagtgtacagttcagtggacACTTTGGTAACTAGAATGTAGTGTGGATATAGAGCTACTGTGCATATACATTTCTGTGATTTCtctcataaaattaaatattgtagACTAGATGATATAGTAAAATGCAATTTTGCTTGACATTGTGAAATGGCTAAAACAAATTCCAGTTTtcttaggaatttttttctttgcttcatgCAGTTTTTCCTGGTCTTATTTTGTGTTACAACAGATATTTACTAGTTGTGAGAATTTTATTCAATAGACATTTAAGCAGtacaatcctgaaaaagaatgTTTGGGCCCTCTTTATCTCTCAGAGTCATAAGAAGCAAAGCTTATGCTTCTTATGCATAAGAGTAAGAGCAGATAACAAAATATCCTATTTGAATGGTACAGAAACAAACTTGTACACTACCAAATAGAATGGAATTCAGTGtcagatattttatataagaaaatttGGTGATGATTGAAGAGGTGTCAAAATCacttggggttggggggaagagaCTGATTACTTAGCAATGTTATTGGGAAAACTGGCTCactatataaagaaacaaaatccttATCTCatgtgatataaaaataaacttcatgTGGATCTAAGAGgtgaatttgaaatatttaattggAAAAAATGTAACAAGCCtaagtaaaaatatctttatgaccttATTATTGATTTCGATTTCTTAAACAAGGCTTTAAAAGTGCAAACAATAAGGataaaaattgacaaatattaCTACCTCAAAACTAGAGGATAGCCCAGACAAGCTAGCAGATGACAGACAGGGAGAAGCTACTTGCAGCATTTTAACTGAGAAGGATTAATATTTAGATTATTCAGATAAGTCTTGCAGATAGCAAAAGTCAGAAAGTCGGGAGAGccaatagaatatttttaaaaggacaaaaggGAAAGGTAATTCAAAAGAGGGGAAAACAGAAAGTCTGAGAAGAACATGAAGtgatgctcaacctcattagttGCTGATACACATGATAAAATAGCAGTTTCTACCCATAGCATTAGTAAAGATGACAAATTTCCATCAAGTGGAACCATAGGAAATTGCATATACACCCCATTTTGAAGGAGTTTCAATAGTATTTAATGAAATTTAGTATGTACATACTttatgatacagcaattctacTTTGGGGCATATAAGCCAGAAAATTCTTACACAGCTTTACAAAATGAAGTGCATGATAATGTTCATCTTGGGAAAGCAAAGAATAGGAGTCTATCTACATATCCATCAGTAAAGca
It encodes:
- the LOC132363827 gene encoding protocadherin beta-14 — its product is MEIGGALVLRKRQVLIIFVLLGLSQAGPESVRYSVAEETEIGSLVANLARDLGLGVEELSSREARVVCDDNEKHLQLDLLTGDLLVNEKLDREELCDSTEPCVLHFQMVLENPLQFFRAELHIKDINDHSPTFLDKEIVIKISESTIIGTTFLMESAQDLDVGSNSLQNYTVSPNSHFYIKIQDSGDGKIYPELVLHRALDHEEEPELRLTLIALDGGSPPRSGTTLVLIKVLDINDNAPEFPQRLYEVQVLEDTPVGSWIITISAKDLDAGNYGKISYTFFHASEDIRKTFEINPLSGEVHLRSRLDFEAIQSYIINIQATDGGGLSEECTLLVKVIDINDNPPEVTMSSITKIIPESASETLVALFSVRDQDAGENGRVVCSIQDDLPFFLKRTFKNFFTLVAEKALDREERAEYNITITVTDMGTPRLKTEHSITVLVSDVNDNAPAFTQTSYTLSVRENNSPALHIGTVRATDRDAGANAQVTYSLLPPLHPHVPLASLVAINPDNGHLFALRSLDYEALRAFEFRVGAADRGSPALSSQALVRVLVADDNDNAPFVLYPLQNASAPCTELVPRAAEAGYLVTKVVAVDGDSGQNAWLSYQLLKATEPGLFGVWAHNGEVRTARLLSERDAAKHRLVVLVKDNGEPPLSASVTLHVLLVDGFSQPYLPAPEAEAADAAPAAPLTVYLVVALASVSSLFLFSVLVFVAVRLCRRGGAASVGRCSVPEGPFPGHLVDVSGTGTLSQSYQYEVCLMGGTGTNEFKFLKPIIPNLPVQDTGRHIGENENFRNSFGFNIQ